One region of Peribacillus simplex genomic DNA includes:
- a CDS encoding YpzG family protein — protein MSYKDQLDPHSQKFHHNWTRPKRSKSQVNGHTQESQTNIILRSNAKAHRW, from the coding sequence ATGAGCTATAAAGATCAATTAGATCCACATTCTCAAAAGTTTCACCATAATTGGACAAGACCTAAGCGTTCAAAATCTCAAGTTAATGGCCATACGCAAGAATCGCAAACAAACATTATACTAAGAAGCAATGCAAAGGCTCACAGGTGGTAA
- a CDS encoding GTP-binding protein, translated as MRNKKIPVTVLSGYLGAGKTTLLNHILENREKLKVAVIVNDMSEVNIDASLVKQGGFTRTDEKLVEMQNGCICCTLREDLMIEVEKLSTQGNIDYIVIESTGISEPVPVAQTFTYVDENVGIDLSQFCRLDTMVTVVDAKNFWQDYASGETLIDRMQAKDEADQREVVDLLIDQIEFANVILLNKMDLMKPEDIGELNGVLQKINPDARIIETDHSQVPLKEVMNTHLFDYEKASQGAGWIKELNDEHIPETEEYGIASFVYRRKKPFHPSRLMTWLESWPVEVVRAKGFLWLASRNDTAGLLSQAGPSLMIEGAGKWIAAYPKDEQQQILQDEPELLERWDDLYGDRMTELVLIGIQMNQQEIENELDQCLLTEIELQHDWSLYEDPLPAFTEIVH; from the coding sequence ATGAGAAATAAGAAAATCCCTGTTACAGTTTTGAGTGGATACCTTGGCGCGGGAAAAACGACACTGCTGAATCATATCCTTGAAAATCGGGAGAAGCTGAAGGTTGCCGTCATCGTCAATGATATGAGTGAGGTCAATATTGATGCTTCCCTTGTCAAACAGGGAGGGTTTACCCGGACAGATGAAAAGTTGGTGGAAATGCAGAACGGTTGCATATGCTGTACGCTTCGTGAGGATTTAATGATTGAAGTGGAAAAGCTGTCCACACAAGGTAATATCGACTATATCGTGATTGAATCGACCGGTATCAGTGAGCCCGTTCCGGTCGCCCAAACCTTCACGTATGTTGATGAAAACGTGGGAATTGATTTATCACAATTTTGTCGGCTCGATACGATGGTCACTGTTGTTGATGCGAAGAACTTTTGGCAGGATTACGCTTCAGGGGAAACTCTTATTGATCGAATGCAGGCAAAGGATGAGGCCGATCAGAGGGAAGTGGTTGATCTATTGATTGATCAAATTGAGTTCGCCAATGTAATACTTCTAAATAAAATGGATTTAATGAAGCCAGAAGATATAGGGGAGTTAAATGGGGTCCTTCAAAAAATAAACCCGGATGCGCGGATTATAGAAACGGATCATTCCCAGGTGCCGTTAAAAGAAGTCATGAACACCCATCTGTTTGATTATGAAAAGGCAAGCCAAGGGGCGGGTTGGATAAAGGAATTAAATGATGAGCATATTCCAGAAACTGAAGAATATGGGATTGCCTCCTTCGTTTACAGAAGGAAAAAACCATTTCATCCATCGCGGCTGATGACGTGGCTGGAAAGTTGGCCGGTGGAAGTTGTGCGGGCAAAAGGCTTCCTTTGGTTGGCATCAAGAAATGATACAGCGGGCCTGCTATCACAGGCTGGACCGTCATTAATGATCGAGGGAGCAGGTAAATGGATTGCTGCTTATCCTAAAGATGAACAACAGCAGATACTGCAGGATGAACCTGAATTATTGGAACGCTGGGATGATCTTTACGGAGACCGGATGACGGAACTAGTGCTGATTGGCATTCAAATGAATCAACAGGAAATCGAAAATGAATTAGATCAATGCTTATTGACGGAAATAGAGCTGCAGCATGATTGGTCTCTGTATGAAGATCCATTACCTGCATTTACGGAAATAGTTCATTAA
- the rpmG gene encoding 50S ribosomal protein L33, whose translation MRVNITLACTESGDRNYISTKNKRNNPDRIELKKYCPRLKKHTLHRETK comes from the coding sequence ATGAGAGTAAACATTACTTTAGCATGCACAGAATCAGGGGACCGAAATTATATCTCAACGAAAAACAAGCGGAATAACCCGGATCGAATCGAATTGAAAAAGTACTGTCCGCGTTTAAAGAAACACACGCTTCACCGAGAAACGAAGTAA
- a CDS encoding nucleotide excision repair endonuclease, translating into MVMIKIEIPAADISIKQRKQVIEGDEAVIPEIYGFIDFHLIPRDKGGIILFYNENDELIFVGKARKLRQRVKKHFEDNVSPIKEHRNEVKKIDILIVEDAMERDIYETYMINKLHAKYNVDKVFYK; encoded by the coding sequence ATTGTAATGATAAAAATTGAAATCCCTGCAGCGGATATAAGCATCAAACAAAGAAAACAAGTTATAGAAGGAGACGAAGCTGTCATTCCTGAAATTTACGGGTTTATCGATTTTCATTTGATTCCCCGTGATAAAGGCGGCATCATCTTGTTTTACAATGAAAATGATGAGCTGATTTTTGTCGGAAAAGCTCGTAAATTAAGACAAAGGGTCAAGAAGCATTTCGAGGATAATGTTTCTCCGATTAAAGAGCATCGTAATGAAGTCAAGAAAATTGACATTCTTATAGTCGAAGACGCTATGGAACGTGATATCTATGAAACGTACATGATCAATAAACTTCATGCTAAATACAACGTCGACAAAGTGTTCTATAAATAA